A stretch of DNA from Candidatus Poribacteria bacterium:
AGAGAGCCGATGCGCGATGATGATTGCTGTCCGATTTTTGAGCAACTGAGTAATCGCTTGTTCAAGAAGTGCTTCCGTCGCCGGATCCAATCGCGATGAGGCTTCATCCAGAATCACTAACCCCGGATCTTTGAGAAAGACCCGCGTCAGCACCAAAAGCTGCGCCTCACCTGCAGAAAGCCCACTACCACCCGACCCGATCTCGGTATCAAGCCCGTTGGGCAACGCGCGATACCATGTTTCTAGTTCTAGTGTCCGAAGCGCTGTGATGATCTTCTCGTCATCAATCGTTTTCTCAAACAAGGTTAGGTTGTCTCGAAGGGATCCTTGAAAAAGTTGTACTTCCTGAGTCACCATCCCCACACGCTGCCGAAGATCAGAAAGTCGTGCTAAGCCAACACTCACGCCGGAAAGGTAGAGCTCACCAGAGATTGGGTCGTAGAAACGACATAACAAGCGCGAGAGCGTCGTTTTCCCACTACCGGTACGTCCGAGCAAGCCGAGCACTCGACCCGGTTGCAGATGGAACGACACATCGTGTAACACAGGTACACCCTCATGATAGGCAAAGGATACGTTTTGAAACG
This window harbors:
- a CDS encoding ATP-binding cassette domain-containing protein — encoded protein: FQNVSFAYHEGVPVLHDVSFHLQPGRVLGLLGRTGSGKTTLSRLLCRFYDPISGELYLSGVSVGLARLSDLRQRVGMVTQEVQLFQGSLRDNLTLFEKTIDDEKIITALRTLELETWYRALPNGLDTEIGSGGSGLSAGEAQLLVLTRVFLKDPGLVILDEASSRLDPATEALLEQAITQLLKNRTAIIIAHRLSTVQRADEILILEEGRIKEHGEYGRLVSDPNSIFLGLLQTGLEEVLA